CGGCAGTGCCGGCTCGCAGATCTTGCAGCACCGGTGGCACATAAACCTCACGGGCCTTTGCTTGCATGTAGATCGCTCTTGGTGGGGCCGACTGGGGCCATTCGGGGTTGGAAACGCTGGAACGAATTTATCACGGCAACACACCGAAACTGACCCGACAGAAGCTTTTTCTGTCGATCACGAGACGCTCTGACGGGTTCAGAGTTTCAAAATATCCGAAAAGTTCGACCAGACGTTAGCTCGCCACGACGTCAGGTCTGGATTTCGCACGGACCTTTGAGCTCGACCTGATTGCCGTCCGGGTCCATGCAGTACAACGACAGGCCGTAACCCTCAGCGCCGAAACGCCTGGCGGCTTTATCGACGTGCAGGCCGAAGCGTTGCAGGTGCTCGACCAGCGCCGCTTCATCGAACGGTTCGATGCGCAGGCAGAAGTGATCGACATTCCGCCCTTCGGCGCCGGCGCCGCTTCCGCCCTGGCGCCCGAGTTGGCCTTGCAGGTCGACCAGATCGATCATCGAGGTCCCGGCGCGCAGGTGCACCAGGCCCAGCGGTTCGTTGCGCCTGACCACCTCGGCGCCGAACACCTGATTGTAGAATTCGATGCTGCGCTGCAGATCCTTGACCCGCAGGACGATGTGATCAATGTGTTGAACGGTGAACGGTTGCATGGCTTCGAGCCCTCTCGGTCAGCGACCCGCTCATTGTGGTGCAATACGAAAAAATTCACTGTCGATTTTTCGGTGGAGCTATCGAGGATCCGGTTTTAACCTCAGCCCATGAACATACGAACCGTTGCCCTGCCCCCACACGCCGAGATGGTTCGCGCCATGCTTGAGCGCGACACCGCCTACGAAGGCGTATTCTTCACGGCGGTGAAAACCACCGGGATCTTCTGCCGCCCCAGTTGCACGGCGCGCAAGCCTAAACCGGAGAACGTTGAGTTCTTCGCCCATGCCGACGATTGTCTGTCCGCCGGCTATCGCGCCTGTTTGCGTTGCAAGCCGCTGGACGCCGCTGCCATCGCCCCGGATTGGGTGCAACGCTTACTCGACGCGGTCGAGGCCGAGCCTGAGGTGCGCTGGAGCGATGCACAATTGCTCACCCAAGGCATTGAGCCGCTGAAACTGCGGCGCTGGTTCAAACAGCATTTCGGCATGACCTTCCACGCCTGGCTGCGCACGCGGCGTCTGGGCGTGGCGCTGGGCGGCATCAAACTGGGCACGTCGATCGATCACGCCGCATTCGATTCAGGTTATGAATCCCTGAGTGGTTTTCGAGATGCGTTTCAGAAGTCGTTCCATACCACGCCGGGCCGCGCTGCGCAGAGCGAGCCGCTGCTGTTCACCCGCCTGACCACGCCGCTGGGCCCGATGATCGCCATGGCCGAACGCCGAGGTCTGGTGTTGCTGGAGTTTCTCGACCGGCCGGCGTTGACGCGCGAGCTCGAAGAACTGCAAAAACGCTACGGCTACGTAGTGGCCCCGGGGCACAACAGCCATTTGCAGCAGATTGACCAGCAACTGGCGGCTTACTTCGCCGGCACGCTCAACGAGTTCAGCGTGCCGCTGCACCTGCCCGGCAGCGAATTCGCCCGCCAGGTCTGGTCGGCGCTGCTGCAAATTCCGTATGGCCACACCAGCACTTACAGCGCCCTCGCGGCAGGCCTCGGTAAGCCTGGCGCCAGTCGCGCCGTGGGCTTGGCCAATGGCCGCAATCGTCTGTCAATCGTGGTGCCGTGCCATCGCGTCATCGGCGCAGACGGCTCGCTGACCGGTTATGGTGGCGGGCAACCGCGCAAGGCGTTCCTGCTGCGCCTGGAAAACGCCGCGGTGCAGTTAACGCAATCGCTGGCGTTCTAAGCGTCCAAATCATCAACCAGAAGGGATTTCGATGACCATCCTCGATACAGATTTTCAGGGTGCCACCCAGGTTTCCGGCGGTGACGAAGTCAACGGCTTGTTGAAATAGCATGGGCGAACGCTATCGAGCGGCCCGCGAATTTTTAGCTGCTCTCGATCCCGACTGGCAGCAGCACATCGCGGCTGTCGGTCCTTGCCTGCATCAGCCCCACCCCGCACGCGAACCCTATGAGGCGTTGGTGCGGGCAATTGCTTATCAGCAACTGCATGCCAAGGCTGGCGACGCGATTGTCGGCCGCTTGGTGGCGATGTTCCCCGGGCAGTCATTCCCCAGTCCCGAACAGATCCTCGCCACTGACTTCGAACAGATGCGCCGTTGCGGCTTTTCCGCCAGTAAAGTCACGACCATCCAGGGCATCGCTCAGGCCAGGCTCGACGGTGTCGTCCCGGATTACACCACCGCGCTAAGCATGGATGACGAAGCGTTGATCGAACGTTTGGTCAGCCTGCGCGGCATCGGCCGCTGGACCGTGGAGATGCTGTTGATCTACAGCCTTGAGCGCATGGACATTCTGCCTGCCGATGACTTCGGTGTACGCGAAGGTTATCGCCGCCTGAAAAACCTGGAAAAACAACCCACCCGCAAACAAATGATTGCCATTGGGAATGCCTGGAAGCCGTATCGCACAGTGGCCGCGTGGTATCTGTGGCGGGTGCCTGCACGCTGAACGCAGCATGGCGAGCCATCAACGCCCGAAGACCCAGGACATCTCCTCATCCGTGTAGTCGTAATCCATGCGCAATTCCGCTCCTGCCGGAATGTCTTCGGTGGCGAACACCGCCGTCAACACGTATGGCTTGGTCACCGGTGAATCGCCGATCAACAGTTCCGCGTGAATATTGAATGCGACGGGCTCGACGTTGAAACCTGTGCGCGATTGGCGAACGGGTTTGCCTGCCTCGTTGTATTCGAAATTGGAGTTGATACGGGAGATTGCATTGTCCCCCACGACGACCAGCCGCTCAGGGATCAGGTGCCCTGGGCCATATTGGAAGGTTTGCCCGACGTACATGGTGAAGGTCTGCTCCGAGCGCGGTACGTATTTCAGCGGCATGACCGTACCGCCATACACGCCAATAGCCTCACCTTTGGCGATCCTTCGATTGGCCGCGACCATCATCTGCCCGATCAGCGTGTGCTCTTGCGGCACTTTGGCATCGGCGGAGGTGAATCGTCGGACCTCGAGTTTTTCCTCATAGAGCCTGCCGACTTCGTCAAATCCCTCGAAGCGGATATAAGGCTTGATGTCGGCGGCAAGGTAGCTGATTTCCGAAACAGAGGTCACTCTGGAATCGATCTTGCGGATGCGAATGGGCCGACCTCGGGTGTCCCTGAGTGGGTAACGACCGTTATTGGCGCGGTTGTACGAGCCCGGTCGATTGTCACGGAAGTTGAAACTCGGTGGCTGACGCATGTGAGCCAGTTCCATCGACGTATAGGGCGCGATCGGCATCGATTCGGACGCCATATGAAAGACGTCTTCCGAATCGCCCGACTCCATATCCCGCGCCTCGGGCTGCCGGGCTTCGCTGCCCTCTTCGGTGGCAGAGCGATAGATCGTGGCGTCGGATTCTTCCAGTGCGCGCCAGAAACGGCTGTCCGGATTGCTTACCAGGACCGGGCCGGAGGGGGTCGATTCGCTGGCCAGTCTGGCGCGCAGCAAGCCGGTATGCGGATCAATGCCGACCTGCACGAATCCGCCCATTACCTCAGCAAACTGACGCCCTTGATAGACTCTGAATCCCTGCGCATCGACGTCGGGCAGGTGAATGCCGGACGGAATTCGGTAAAACTTCAGGGTTCGTGTTCGCGGTACGGAGGTCGCGACAGCGGGCGTCACCGCGTCGCCAATCGAGACCGCAGCGGTCCAGGTCTGCGCAACTTCCGTCTGCGGTGCCCGGCTGACCGGCGGTATGTCCGGCATCGGCATGGCAGGCAAGGCAGGCGGATCGATAGACGGCGTACCGATCGGTCGTAGGTTAGGCGCACCGTCGGGGCGTGAGGAGTGTGCATGAACGTCGACAGAGACAGTGCCTTTGACAGGCGTTTTGTTTCCCATGATTCATTCATCCTTGAATGGCTATTGTTGGAGCATCGTGAGATGTCCGGCGACGTGAAAAGTACCACTCGCCTGAACCGGCTGCTCCCCCGCAACCAATACAAAATACGTCGCCGGGAGGGCTCGAAATGCGCATCTGAATCAGCAGAATGCCCGGATCAATTGCACCCCGCGCCGATACCGTCAGCACAAACACCTCACGTGTTCTAGGCTGAACCAGACCCATCCAGCCAAACCGGAGGCTCACCATGCACCTCGAAGGTTCCTGCCATTGCGGCGCCGTGACATTCACCCTCGCCAGCGCCCATCCCTATCCGTATCAACGCTGCTACTGCTCGATCTGCCGCAAGACCCAGGGCGGTGGCGGCTTTGCGATCAACCTCGGTGGCGACGCAACCACGCTCAAAGTCCAGGGCCGCAAACACATCACGGTCTACCACGCGAAGATGAAAAGTGAAGGTGACCAACGTGCCCATCGCAGCAGCAGCGAACGGCACTTCTGTTCCCTTTGCGGCAGCGGCTTATGGCTGTTCAGCCCTGAATGGCCGGAGCTGATCCATCCGTTTGCCTCCGTCATCGACACCCCACTGCCCGTACCGCCGGAGCACACGCATTTGATGCTTGGCTCGAAAGCGCCGTGGGTTGAAGTCGACGCCAAGCCGCAAGACAAACAGTTCGATGTCTATCCCGAAGAATCGATTGCTCAGTGGCATGAGCGGTTGGGATTAGTGAAGTAAGCCGGTTTCATGCTGCATCGGATGGCCCCAGGGCCAACACGGCCAGCGGCCACAGGGTCAGTGACAGCGAGTCCTGCCAGCGACGGGTCGGCAGGTTTACCGAGATTGTCAGGGCTCCAACCCGATCCCGCGCAGGATCACGCTGGTCACCGACTGCACTGCACGCTCGAACTGCATGTCTGACAATGGCTGGTGATCGTTGAGAATATTCACCTGATGATCGAAGTCGGCATAGTGCTGCGTCGACGCCCAGATCATGTAGAGCAGGCTCGACGGTTCCACCGGCAGAATCCGTTTGTCCTCGACCCATTGGCGGATCTTCGCCTCTTTCATTTTCGCCCAGTCATACAGGCTGACATCCAGCGCCTCGCCCAAGGTCGGTGCGCCGTGGATGATTTCATTCGCCCAGACTTTCGAGCCGTACGGTCGGCTGCGCGAGTGATTCATTTTGGCGCGAATATAGCTGCTCAACACCACGCGCGGATCATCGAACATCTCAAAGCACAACGCGTCCTGCTTCCACACTTCCAGCAGATCAAACAGCACCGCGCTATACAGTTCGCTCTTGGTGCTGAAGTAATAATGCAAATTGGAACGCGGCAGCTGCACTTCGGCAGCGATGTCGGCCATGGCGGTGCCGGCGAAACCTTTTTCGGCGAAGACTTTTTCCGCCGCCAGAAGGATTTTTTCGACGTTACTGCGACGAATCTCGATCTTGTGATTGCCCATGTGGGCTCCCTGACTACAAGGTCGTTCAAGACTAGCATCCGCTCAGGCACGCGGGCGACCGATGAAAACGAAACTTCGTACAGACGCGCCCGGATGCGGTTGAGTAAACTGGCCGCCTCTTCGATTCTGCCTCAGAGGTCTTTGCGATGCTGTTCAAGAACACCCTGACCACCGCTGCCCTGCTCGCCTCGCTGCTCACCGCCTCTTCGGCGTTTGCGCACGCCCACCTGAAAAGCCAGACCCCTGCCGCCGACAGTACCGTCGCCGCTGCGAGTGAATTGCGCCTGACCTTTTCCGAAGGCGTCGAAGCCGGGTTCACCAAGGTCATCCTGACCAGGAACGGCGCTCCGGTCGCCATAAAAGAGCCCACCACCGATGCCGACAAGAAAACCCTGATTGTTCATCCTGCCGAACCGTTGACCGCCGGCGAATACAAGGTGGAGTGGCACGCGGTATCAGTCGACACGCACAAGAGCGAAGGCGCCTATCAGTTCAAGGTTGGCCAGTAATTCATGAGTGAAGCGCTGGTGCTGTGCCGCTTTGTGCATTTCGCCGCAGTGCTGATGCTGTTCGGCGCCTGGCTCTTCAGGCCGCTGCTGCTCAAGGAACCGGCGCTGCACGCGGACCGGGGACTGGCGCGGCTGACCCGCTGGCTGACCGCCATTGCACTGGTCAGCGGCATCCTCTGGACGCTGTTGATCACGGCAAGCATGGCCGGTTCGGTGCCGGCCGCTTTCGACCCGACCATCGTCGCGCAGGTGCTGAGCGAAACGTCGTTCGGTCAGGTATGGCGTTGGCATTTACTGATCAACGCGGCGTTGTTGGCGTTGCTGTTCACGCCGTACCGTTCGCGCCTGCCGCTGCGATTGGGCTTGAGCGGTATGCTGTTGGCAACGCTGGCCCCGGTCGGGCATGGCGCGATGCTCGATGGGTTGAGTGGGCAATTGCTCGTGCTCAACCAGATCGTCCACCTGACCTGCGTAGCCGCATGGCTGGGCGGTTTGTTGTTGCTGGTGATGATCCTGCGTGAGCCGAGCGAGCCCCTGCGTCAAATCCTGCAGCGCTTCAGTGGAGTCGGTTACGTACTGGTCGCCGGCCTGCTGATCAGCGGTTTGATCAACGTCCGGATGTTGACCGGCCAATGGTGGCCGACACCGATGTTCAGCGGCTTTGCCCTGATTTTGCTGATCAAGGCGATGATGGTGTTGGGAATGCTGGGTTTGGCGTTGTTCAATCGCTTGCGCACGGACGATTGCGAACTGCGCCTGGGATCTCTGCGGCGTAGCGTGATGCTCGAGTGGCTGCTGGGGGTTGGCGCCGTTGCCGCCGTTTCACTGCTTGGCACACTGCCCCCAATGATCGCCGTCTGAAAATCAAAACATTGCAGCCTGCATGAGTGATCTGTAGGAGCTGCCGCAGGCTGCGATCTTTTGACCTTAATGATGCTGGGTATCGCCCGCCGCAGTATCAATACTGACCACCACCGACATCCCCGGGCGCAGCCGCTCTTCCTCTTGCTGATCGGGGTCGATGGTGATCCGCACCGGCACCCGCTGGGAAATCTTGACGAAATTGCCAGTCGCGTTATCCGCTTGCAACAGGGCAAATTCGGAACCGGTCCCCGGTGAAATATGCTGCACATGGCCGGTGAATTTGCGGTGATTCAGGGCATCGACGGTGAAACGCACCGGCTGCCCGACCCGCACGTTGTCCATCTGGGTTTCTTTCATGTTGGCGATCACCCATTTCTGATCCGGCACCAACGCCATCAACTGCGCTCCGGAATTGACGTACGCGCCAAGGCGCACGCCGATCTGCCCGAGCTGGCCGTCGCGCGGCGCGACGATGCGCGTGTTCGACAGATCGATCCGCGCCAATTGCACCGCCGCTTCAGCGCTGGCGACTGCCGCTTCCAGCGAACCGCGATTGACGATCACCGTTTGCAGATCCTGACGAGCGATTTCCAGATTGGCCTTGGCCTGCGCCACCGCCGCTGTGCTCTGCGCATTGGCGGCGAGGGTTATATCGAACTCGCGTTTGGACACCGAACCGTCGCGCACCAGGTCTTGGTTGCGGCGCAGATCTGCCTCGCTTTTGCGTAATTGCGCTTCGCTGTCGGCCAATACTGCCTGACGCAACTTGATCGTCGCCTCGGCACTGTTGCGCTGTTGTACCACGTTGGCCAGCCCGGCTTTTTGCACCGCCAGTTGCGCCAGCGACTGGTCGAGGCGTTGCTGATAAATACGATCATCCAGGCGCACCAGCAGATCGCCGGCCTTTACGTACTGGAAATCCTGCACCGGCACTTCAAACACATATCCGCTGAGCTGCGGGCCGATGATCGTGACCTGCCCGCGTATCAAAGCGTTTTCAGTGGTTTCGACCGCGCTGCTGAACGGTGGCAACTGCCACGCATACAGGACGATCAACACGCCGACCAAGGCGATCGCTGCGAAGCCCAGCGAAGAAATGATCCGCACCCGCAGTGAACGCGGCTCGGTATTGGGCGACGACGGCGGCGCCTCGCCCTCGGGCGTGGCGGCAATGGCGTTGGTGGTTGTGGTGGTCGGTTCGGTCATCAAGAAGTGGCGCCGCTGGAAGGAACGGTAGGTGTCGGTTCGACGGTTTTGGTGGTGCTCATCAGCCACAGCGCCCGGATCGAAATCCAGATCATCGTCAGCACTGCAATCACCGCGATTAGCATGAAGACATCGTTATAGGCCAACACGTTCGCTTCGCGCGTGGCGGCATTGGCCAGGCTGCGAATGCCGGCCAGATTGCGCAGGCTCGGGTCGGCGAGCAGCGACCCGAACGCTGACCCGCCGCTTTGCACGCGCGCGGCAACAAGCGGATCGGACATCACCAGGTGGTCGACGATATGGCTGGAATGAAACTTCTCGCGCACGATCTGGAACGTACCCAGCAGTGCCGCGCCGAGCAGTCCGCCGAGGTTGTTGCAGAT
This window of the Pseudomonas fluorescens genome carries:
- a CDS encoding GFA family protein, which produces MHLEGSCHCGAVTFTLASAHPYPYQRCYCSICRKTQGGGGFAINLGGDATTLKVQGRKHITVYHAKMKSEGDQRAHRSSSERHFCSLCGSGLWLFSPEWPELIHPFASVIDTPLPVPPEHTHLMLGSKAPWVEVDAKPQDKQFDVYPEESIAQWHERLGLVK
- a CDS encoding TetR/AcrR family transcriptional regulator, encoding MGNHKIEIRRSNVEKILLAAEKVFAEKGFAGTAMADIAAEVQLPRSNLHYYFSTKSELYSAVLFDLLEVWKQDALCFEMFDDPRVVLSSYIRAKMNHSRSRPYGSKVWANEIIHGAPTLGEALDVSLYDWAKMKEAKIRQWVEDKRILPVEPSSLLYMIWASTQHYADFDHQVNILNDHQPLSDMQFERAVQSVTSVILRGIGLEP
- a CDS encoding DNA-3-methyladenine glycosylase family protein, yielding MGERYRAAREFLAALDPDWQQHIAAVGPCLHQPHPAREPYEALVRAIAYQQLHAKAGDAIVGRLVAMFPGQSFPSPEQILATDFEQMRRCGFSASKVTTIQGIAQARLDGVVPDYTTALSMDDEALIERLVSLRGIGRWTVEMLLIYSLERMDILPADDFGVREGYRRLKNLEKQPTRKQMIAIGNAWKPYRTVAAWYLWRVPAR
- a CDS encoding HlyD family secretion protein codes for the protein MTEPTTTTTNAIAATPEGEAPPSSPNTEPRSLRVRIISSLGFAAIALVGVLIVLYAWQLPPFSSAVETTENALIRGQVTIIGPQLSGYVFEVPVQDFQYVKAGDLLVRLDDRIYQQRLDQSLAQLAVQKAGLANVVQQRNSAEATIKLRQAVLADSEAQLRKSEADLRRNQDLVRDGSVSKREFDITLAANAQSTAAVAQAKANLEIARQDLQTVIVNRGSLEAAVASAEAAVQLARIDLSNTRIVAPRDGQLGQIGVRLGAYVNSGAQLMALVPDQKWVIANMKETQMDNVRVGQPVRFTVDALNHRKFTGHVQHISPGTGSEFALLQADNATGNFVKISQRVPVRITIDPDQQEEERLRPGMSVVVSIDTAAGDTQHH
- a CDS encoding VOC family protein — protein: MQPFTVQHIDHIVLRVKDLQRSIEFYNQVFGAEVVRRNEPLGLVHLRAGTSMIDLVDLQGQLGRQGGSGAGAEGRNVDHFCLRIEPFDEAALVEHLQRFGLHVDKAARRFGAEGYGLSLYCMDPDGNQVELKGPCEIQT
- the copD gene encoding copper homeostasis membrane protein CopD, with protein sequence MSEALVLCRFVHFAAVLMLFGAWLFRPLLLKEPALHADRGLARLTRWLTAIALVSGILWTLLITASMAGSVPAAFDPTIVAQVLSETSFGQVWRWHLLINAALLALLFTPYRSRLPLRLGLSGMLLATLAPVGHGAMLDGLSGQLLVLNQIVHLTCVAAWLGGLLLLVMILREPSEPLRQILQRFSGVGYVLVAGLLISGLINVRMLTGQWWPTPMFSGFALILLIKAMMVLGMLGLALFNRLRTDDCELRLGSLRRSVMLEWLLGVGAVAAVSLLGTLPPMIAV
- a CDS encoding bifunctional transcriptional activator/DNA repair enzyme AdaA produces the protein MNIRTVALPPHAEMVRAMLERDTAYEGVFFTAVKTTGIFCRPSCTARKPKPENVEFFAHADDCLSAGYRACLRCKPLDAAAIAPDWVQRLLDAVEAEPEVRWSDAQLLTQGIEPLKLRRWFKQHFGMTFHAWLRTRRLGVALGGIKLGTSIDHAAFDSGYESLSGFRDAFQKSFHTTPGRAAQSEPLLFTRLTTPLGPMIAMAERRGLVLLEFLDRPALTRELEELQKRYGYVVAPGHNSHLQQIDQQLAAYFAGTLNEFSVPLHLPGSEFARQVWSALLQIPYGHTSTYSALAAGLGKPGASRAVGLANGRNRLSIVVPCHRVIGADGSLTGYGGGQPRKAFLLRLENAAVQLTQSLAF
- the copC gene encoding copper homeostasis periplasmic binding protein CopC — protein: MLFKNTLTTAALLASLLTASSAFAHAHLKSQTPAADSTVAAASELRLTFSEGVEAGFTKVILTRNGAPVAIKEPTTDADKKTLIVHPAEPLTAGEYKVEWHAVSVDTHKSEGAYQFKVGQ